In Gossypium arboreum isolate Shixiya-1 chromosome 3, ASM2569848v2, whole genome shotgun sequence, the sequence AAATATACTGAAGAATGTGTGTCCAACAACTAGAGCTCTAAAACAATTGGTGCTGTTCTTGAAGGTCTCTATCTGTGATGAAATGTCGGTTTGTCACCTTTAATTGTTGaagtaaaaatacaaaatttaagaTCCATCTGAGTGTTTGAAGTGATACAGATGCAATTCTATCTGCTGGAATTCGTTCGTGTATCAACAATTCAGATAGTTTCAACACTTTAGCGGTCCACTATTCGGATAGATTTTCTTAAATTATGTACCAAAAGTTAACTTTTGCTATTGACCAAATGACCTGGACTGCTTCAACTCTCCCCTGTTCGTTTATAGGATACATTCAACCAACTAATTTCTGCTCATGAGTGATTATGGAATCTCTTTTTCCATTACAAATGCTAATGAGTGATTCCTTGCACTGTTCTTGATATTAGTTTTTGGTTTCATATCTACCTTGTACAAAGGATTTACTTGTTTTTCTGTGGAATTAGCTTTTACCTCACAGTGTTCTTGGAATGAGCTCATAAGTTACACAGTTGTTTTATGTCATTAACCATCAACGGCTTCATGCTTTGTTGTTGTCATTTGTGTTATTTTCTTTAATAGGGCTTTGATAATCACTATTTGATTCTCAAAACCTTCTTTGGCAGATTGTAATGTTGGccctcattcttatatttgccaCTGTCCATAGTGGCTTGGCTAGCTTTCGGGACATGGGCGAGAAGCACTTGGGAAAACGTGCATACCGTGTTCTATTTGCTGGTGTATCCCTTCCATTGGCTGTTAGCACAGTTGTGAGTTCGAAATTTATTACACTGGATGATGGCACTCTCATCTAGAGTTGATTTTGTGGGACATGTGTCTTGTGGCTTTAGTTTGAAATTCATGGCCTCTCAAGGGCATGGTAGAGTTCATTCTGGCTTTGACTTTTTGTGATTGCATTGCAGGTGTACTTCATCAACCACAGGTATGATGGAGTGCAGTTATGGCAGCTTCAAAATGGTCCTGGAGTCCATCAACTTGTTTGGCTCTcgaattttatttccttttttttcctaTATCCTTCTACCTTTAATCTATTAGAGGTAGCAGCTGTTGACCAGCCGAAAGTGCATCTGTGGGAAACTGGCATCATGAGAATCACCCGGCATCCACAGGTTCACCACTATTATCTTGGCATTAACGTCCATTTTTGTGTGTTGGATCTTCGTAGTCATTTTGTGTCGTGAATATCAAACTGATGTTTAAGGCTATTTGCCATATTCCTGCAAATACATAACTGAAGAGGTGGTGCACCATCGTAGAACATACTCTTGAACTGGAATACGTATactccccccccccccccgggGGCCCAGCTTAAAGCACATCATTTTCCATACAAAATAGAATAATTTGTTTGTTTACCATTTTCAGGGGTCTTCTCATAGAACACTTTCTGTTCCTTCTTCGATATTGCCATATTATATACCCGTTGTAATTTTCCTCTCTTTTCAGATGGTAGGGCAGGTAATCTGGTGCTTGGCCCACACAATTTGGATTGGAAACTCTGTAGCTGTTGCAGCCTCCGTTGGTTTGATTGGACATCATCTATTTGGCGTATGGAATGGTGATAGGAGACTAGCTATACGACATGGGGAGGCTTTTGAAGTTGTAAAGAAGCGAACAAGCATCATCCCTTTTGCAGCAATCCTTGATGGCCGCCAAAAATTGCCCAAAGATTACTACAAAGAATTCATTCGATTGCCCTATTTGGCTATCACTGCAATGACACTAGGTGCATATTTTCTGCATCCGGTAATGCAGGCAGCTAGTTTCCGGCTCCATTGGTAGCGCAACAAGCTTTTATTAAACGAAAATTGTATATAAAGACAGACAAAACTGGCATATTGAAGTTGAGATCATAGATACATAGGTAAAAGCATGTATGCTTTGTTGTAATTTGCAAATCTGTAAATGATACTTCTTAGATGTCATTCAAATAACTTACTGCTGTTGTTTCATGAGCAAACCCTAAAATCATAGATTAGAACCTCATCACAATTATACAAAGGGGagaaattaaaaaggaaaaatgacCCATCAAAGTTCTGTCAAAATTTAAAGCTTTACATATATTGTTATTCGAGGTACAATATGTTTCCTGCATATGCATTCAGACAGTCCCCCCCTTTCCCCTAAGCTAAGCTTTGCTAAAATGGCTCTTAGGCGTCAACCACCCAGCATCATCGCCATTAGGACTGTTATCTCTACCGATGTTCAAAATATCTTCACTGTCTTTGCACAGATTTGATTTGATCCTCACTGTTGGTCTTGTCGATGGCAAAACCGGAAGTGGTGCTTCACCTCTGAGAATCCTGGCAGCTTCTTTCACTGTGGGTCGTTTTTCATGGTTGGGATGAACACAGTAAAGTCCGACAACAAGCATCCTCTCCATCTCTGAGACAATAAACCTCCCTGAAAGTCTTGAATCAGCGGCCTCAAGTAGTTTCTTTTGCGCCCATAGGTCCCAAACCCAGTCAACAAGCACTGTTTTATCATCATCCACAGGCCTCTTCCCAGTGGCCACCTCAAGCACCACCACGCCAAAACTGTAAACGTCGGTTTTCACGGTTGGAATGCCACAATAAACATACTCAGGTGCGAGATATCCTATAGTTCCTGCTGGGATTGTAGCTTCTCTTGAACCACAATTGTGTTCATAAACTTCAGCTAAACCGAAATCCCCAAGCTTGGCATTGAATTCATCATCAAGCATTATGTTGCAGCTTTTTACATCTCTATGTATAATCTGCCTTTGACATTCTTCATGTAGGAATGTAAGAGCAGAAGCTACGCCTAGAACTACCTTTAATCTTAAGCTCCATGAGAGGAAAGTTGATGAATCTGTGTTTCTATGGAGGAGTCTGTCAAGGCTTCCATTGGCCAAAAACTCATAGACCAACACTAACTCAGATCCCTCACAGCACCACCCTTGGAGCTGAACCAAGTTCTTGTGCTTTAAGCAACCCGCCATAGCGGCAAACTCGGTGGTAAACGGATTATGAGTGAACGCTTTTCGGTTGGACTGATCGAACCGCTTGACTGCAACAGCCCCACCAGAAGGGACAGACCCTCTATAAACAACTGCTGAAGCACCTTCACCAACAATTCTGTTCCTATGAAACCCCATTGTAGCTAATTTGATCTCTGCAAGTGACCATCTTGTTGGAACATTAGTCATTTCAACTCTAGTTTGTTCTCTTTTGCTTCTTCTGCCACCACTCCTCTCTTTCCTCACTGCAACGAAACAAAGGACCGGAACTACTATTATAATGACAACCGAGACAACCAAGGATCCGAATAGAAGTGCCATGTTCCCAATCTTGAAACCTCTTTTATGAGTACCATAAATCTGAGAGCTAGTGTTAGATGAATCCTCTGGAAAGCACATGGAACAATAGCCAAGCTCAACTGAATCCATTGGATTGTTATAAATGGTGAATGTTTTGAACTGCCAATGATCAACAAGGTGCATTGATGAACCTAGTCCATTAGAAGCAGAGAAACCAACATGCATATA encodes:
- the LOC108474590 gene encoding 15-cis-zeta-carotene isomerase, chloroplastic; the encoded protein is MATCLVVANSLFRPPKPILPHKHLPLQPISSHSLPKSPLNSTFLKPHFSHSDSCRFRFIAPASLGETDASSDEPLPLVGEDSAAFDLGTQNIVSWVYFTIILGVVLFVLDVIWIDNSTGFGKAFIDAVSTLSDSHEIVMLALILIFATVHSGLASFRDMGEKHLGKRAYRVLFAGVSLPLAVSTVVYFINHRYDGVQLWQLQNGPGVHQLVWLSNFISFFFLYPSTFNLLEVAAVDQPKVHLWETGIMRITRHPQMVGQVIWCLAHTIWIGNSVAVAASVGLIGHHLFGVWNGDRRLAIRHGEAFEVVKKRTSIIPFAAILDGRQKLPKDYYKEFIRLPYLAITAMTLGAYFLHPVMQAASFRLHW
- the LOC108475004 gene encoding L-type lectin-domain containing receptor kinase S.6, with amino-acid sequence MLLSCLFLFWVNLFSLFNFTFPLLPPNNITLYDGAFFSTDGICLTQETTCLSSSSSPSHIGRALYAYPIRFIDLRTRDNASFTCRFSFSIIPNPVCPFGDGIVFLVTSRPDSFSFFNGYMGLPQLDDLSSQDPYFAVEFDTSFNPSLGDINGNHVGVDVNSIVSLAAVDVLSKGFDLKRGKKITAWIEYGDSAKLVQIWLSYSSSKPPTPLLVAQIDLSRQFKEYMHVGFSASNGLGSSMHLVDHWQFKTFTIYNNPMDSVELGYCSMCFPEDSSNTSSQIYGTHKRGFKIGNMALLFGSLVVSVVIIIVVPVLCFVAVRKERSGGRRSKREQTRVEMTNVPTRWSLAEIKLATMGFHRNRIVGEGASAVVYRGSVPSGGAVAVKRFDQSNRKAFTHNPFTTEFAAMAGCLKHKNLVQLQGWCCEGSELVLVYEFLANGSLDRLLHRNTDSSTFLSWSLRLKVVLGVASALTFLHEECQRQIIHRDVKSCNIMLDDEFNAKLGDFGLAEVYEHNCGSREATIPAGTIGYLAPEYVYCGIPTVKTDVYSFGVVVLEVATGKRPVDDDKTVLVDWVWDLWAQKKLLEAADSRLSGRFIVSEMERMLVVGLYCVHPNHEKRPTVKEAARILRGEAPLPVLPSTRPTVRIKSNLCKDSEDILNIGRDNSPNGDDAGWLTPKSHFSKA